In a single window of the Zea mays cultivar B73 chromosome 5, Zm-B73-REFERENCE-NAM-5.0, whole genome shotgun sequence genome:
- the LOC109939635 gene encoding fe(2+) transport protein 1 has protein sequence MEGPRVRSPYATSSSSSPPHCAATSSSDARMEGPRPCTPKSQNVCTIRPLVTVMCFHQLSEGMGLGGCILQAKYVARMKAGLVFFFSTTTPFGIALELALTKMYRENSPTTLIVLWCRDAS, from the exons ATGGAAGGTCCGCGCGTCCGCAGCCCCTACGCCACCTCCTCCTCATCCTCTCCCCCTCACTGCGCCGCCACCTCCTCCTCGGATGCGCGGATGGAAGGTCCGCGGCCCTGCACCCCCAAATCGCAGAACGTGTGCACCATCCGGCCGCTGGTGACGGTGATGTGCTTCCACCAGCTCTCCGAGGGCATGGGACTCGGCGGCTGCATCCTGCAGGCGAAGTACGTCGCGAGGATGAAGGCGGGGCTGGTGTTCTTCTTCTCCACGACGACGCCGTTCGGGATCGCGCTGGAGCTGGCGCTCACCAAGATGTACAGGGAGAACAGCCCCACGACGCTCATCGTG CTTTGGTGCAGGGATGCTTCTTGA